The Mycolicibacterium fluoranthenivorans genomic interval CGGCGATGAAGTACAGCATTTGCCGGTTCACCGGATCGGACAGCCGGAAGCCGAAGAAGGTCCGGAAGCCGTTGAGTCCGTTGCTACCCCCGAGGGTGGCCTGTCCGACGAGCAGGATCGCCAGGGCGGCGGCCAGGGCCTGCGAGAGGATCGCGAAGTAGGCACCCTTGACTCGGCGCTTGAACACGCCCAGACCCAGCAGCGCGGCGATGCCCGCGGGCACGATGAGGATCGCCAGCATCGTGAATGCGGGGGAGGCGAACGGTTCCCAATAGGCGGGCAGTTTGGGGATACCGGCGATCTGCATGAAGTCCGGCACCGTCTGCTTGCGGATCTCGGCGTCGGCGATCTTCAGATGCATACCCATCATGTAGGCGCCGAGGCCGAAGAAGACACCCTGGCCCAGGGTGAGCATTCCGCCACGGCCCCAAGCCAATCCGATACCCGCGGCGACGATCGCGTAGCACAGGTACTGGCCGAGCAGACCCAACCGGAAGCTCGACAGCACCGCCGGTGCGACGCCGAACAGCAGTACCGCGGCCACGGCGAACCCGGCCCAGGTCTGCCAGCGGCCCACGAGTGTCCTCATACGAGACTCCTTGTCCGCACGGTGAACAGGCCCTGGGGCCTGGCCTGCAGGAAGATCACGATCACCACGAACACGATGACCTTCGCCAGTGACGCGGTGGTGCTGTACTCGATGAACGAATTCAGCAGGCCGAGGCTGAAGGCCGCGATGACGGTGCCCTTGATCTGGCCGAGTCCGCCGACGACCACCACCAGGAACGCATCGATCAGGTAGCTCTGCCCGGTGGTGGGACTGGTGGAGCCGATCAGTGTCAGTGCCACCCCGGCCACCCCGGCCAGGCCGGAGCCGATGAAGAAGGTGGTGATATCGGTTCTGCGCGAGGAGATTCCACTGGTCTCGGCGAGGTCGCGGTTCTGCACGACGGCGCGGATCCGCCGTCCCATCGGGCTGGCCTTGAGCACCACGGCCAGCACCGTCACCCACAGGACGGCCAGCACCAGGATGAAGAGCCGGGTTTTGGGCACCACGGCGCCGAGGATCTCGACGCCGCCGGACAGCCAGGTGGGTGCGCCGACGTTGACCGCGGGTGCACCGAAGAGGTCACGGGCCACCTGCTGCAGGATCAGGCCCACCCCGAAGGTCACCAACAAGGTGTCCAGCGGACGGTGATACATCCGCTGGATCAGTGTGGTCTCCAACAGAACTCCGAGCAGGCCGCCGACGACGAACCCGACCAAGAGTGAGATGAGCAGTGAGGCACCGGCATTGGATACCAGTTGCTGCACCAGGTAGGCGGTGTAGCAGCCGGCCATGATGAATTCGCCGTGCGCCATATTGATGACGCCCATCTGCCCGAAGGTGAGTGACAGGCCCAGTGCAGCCAGCAACAGGATCGAGCCGAGGCTCAATCCCGTTGCCAGCTGTCCGATCAGGACATCCACGGTTGTTAGTTCCCCGTCGCTTTCGTTCGCCCCGGTGCTATCCGGACAGACCGGCAGCCCACGGGTAGGACTTGAGGTAAGGATCCGGCACGATCGGACCCTTCGACTCCCAGATGGTGTAGATCAGGCCGTCGGGGTGGATCTCGCCGATCCGGGCGGTCTTGGTGATGTGGTGGTTCTCGCCGTCGATGGTGACCAGCCCTTCGGGCGCGTCGAAGGTCACGCCACCCGCATTGTCCTGAATCGCCTTGGTGTCGAAGGCCTTCGCCTTCTCCACCGTGTTCTTCCACAGATACACCGAGACGTAGGCCGCCTCCATCGGGTCTGACGTCGGCTTGTTCTCGCCGTAGGCCTTCTTGTAGGCCGCGACGAACGCCTTGTTCACCGGGGTGTCGATGGTCTGGTAGTAGTTCCAGGCCGTGAGCTGTCCCTCGATGTTCTTGGCCCCGATCCCGGTGACCTCTTCCTCGGCGATGGACACCGACACCACGGGCATCTTCTGCGGGGTCAGTCCGGCGTTGGTGTACTCCTTGAAGAACGCCACGTTGGAGTCACCGTTGAGGGTGTTGAACACCGCACCGGCATTCGACGCCCGCACCTTGTTGACGATCGTGGAGAAGTCCGTCGAGCCCAAGGGGGTGTAGTCCTCGCCCTTGATCTCGATCCCGTTGGCGCCGGCATAGGCCTTGATGATCCGGTTGGCGGTCTGCGGGAAGACGTAGTCGCTGCCCACCAGGTAGAGCGACTTGACGCCCTTCTCCTTGAGGTAGTCCAGCGCCGGGACGATCTGCTGATTGGTGGTGGCGCCCGTGTAGAAGATGTTCTTGCTGGATTCCAGGCCCTCGTACTGCACCGGGTAGTACAGCAGCGAGTTGTTGCTCTCGAAGACCGGCAGCATGGCCTTGCGGCTCGACGACGTCCAACCGCCGAAGACGGCCGCGACGCAGTCGTCCTTGATCAGCTTCTCGGCCTTCTGGGCGAAGACCGCGGGATCTGAGGCGCCGTCCTCGCCGACGATCTGGATCTGCTTGCCCTGCACGCCGCCCTTGGCATTGATCTCCTCGACGGCCAGTTTGATGGCGTCGCGCACCGTCACCTCGGAGATGGCCATGGTGCCCGACAGCGAGTTCAGTGAGCCGACCTTGATGGTCGAACCGGAGGTGTCCACGCAGGACGCGGCCGCTGCGGTGCTGTCGTTCTCGCCGGCCTTGCTGCCACATCCCGACAGCACGAGGGCCGTCGCTGCGACCACGCTTCCGGCTGCCAGGACCGACCTGTTGAGTCGCATCTATTGCCTTTCCATCGATTTCGCGTATCGCGAGGGAATCGCGGGCTCACATGCACACGCAGGAGGCGTGTCGAATCGGGACGTTAGAGCTGGCAGGTTTCTGTGGAATTTCTGAATGTGACGAACAAATTAACCTGTTGGTCGCTCGGTCGTGGTCCGTCGTTAGCCGGCGGCGCCGAGGTGCTGATGTGGCAGTTGTAACGATCGGGTAGCGTCCGGCGATGTGACGGACATGCGAAAAGGTATGAGCAAGGTCGGAGCGGTGTTGATCTCGGGCGCGGCCCTCGTGGCGACCACCGGCGTGGCACACGCCGAGCCGGCGGCGGGGCACCAAGTGCGCTACACCCTCACCTCAACTGCCCCGTATGACTTCCAGGTGCTGTATCTGACGGCCCAGCCGGCCGACAAGGCCGCCTACAACGCCGATGCCTACTCCTATGTGAAGCGCGAGACCATCAACGTCGCGCCGGACCGGCCGTTCGTCTTCGAGACCACGCTGGCCGATCCGCAGTGGGCGATCCTGCAGGTGAGCAGCACCACCAAGGGTGGGGTCGGTGCGCCGAACCCGCATTGCGATGTCGCCGTCGACGGCCAGGTCCTCGTGGCCCAGGACGCGCCGTACAGCGTGGTGTGCCAGGGCTCGCAGTGGTGACCGCGCACTGATCGGATCTTTGCTCGAACGGTTCCGTCGGCGCACGGACGCGAGTAGCTTCGAAGTCGTCCATACCTATGGGCGAAGGAGCCGGCGATGGCCATCGACGAAGACAAGCTCCAGGCGTTTCTGGGTCGCGCGATAGGCGATCTCGGCGCGGCGATGAGCGCCATGCTGGTGCTGATCGGCGATGAGCTCGGGCTGTACTCGGCTCTTGCCGAGGGGGCCTGGTCCTCCGCCGGACTGGCCGAACGGACCGGCACCGACGAACGCTATGTACGCGAGTGGCTGGCCAATCAGGCCGCGGGCGGGTATGTCGAGTACGACAAGGCGGCGGACACCTACCACCTCAGCGAGGAACAGGCGCTGTGCCTGGCGAATCCGGACGGACCGGTGGATCTGCCGGGTGGTTATGCGGTGGTGGAGGACCTGTTTCACGTCAAGGCGCGCGCCGTCGAGAACTTCCGCACCGGTGCGGGCATGGAGTGGGGCGAACACCATCCGTGTCTGTTCCGCGGGACTGAGCGGTTCTTCCGGGCGGGCTACCACGCCCACCTGCTGTCCTCCTGGCTGCCCGCGCTCGACGGTGTCGTGGACAAGCTCAGGGCCGGCGCCCGGGTGGCCGATATCGGCTGCGGGCACGGCGTGACGACGATCCTCATGGCGCAGGCGTTTCCGGACTCCCGGTTCGTCGGTGTCGACTACCACGAGGCGTCGATCGCGACGGCGCGCGAGCACGCGGCGCGGGCGGGCGTCCCCAACGCGACCTTCGAGGTGGCCGATGCGACCGCCTACGGCGGCGGGGAGTTCGACCTGATCGCGTTCTTCGACTGCCTGCACGATATGGCCGACCCGTCCGGCGTTGCCCGTCACGCACGGCGGTCGCTCAAGCCCGACGGCCACTGTCTGCTGGTCGAACCGTTCGCGGGGGATGTCTTGTCGGACAACCTGAATCCCGTCGGCCGGGTGTTCTACGGCGCGTCCACGCTGATCTGTGTGCCCGTCTCGCTGGCGCAGCGGGGCCCGGCGCTGGGCGCCCAGGCGGGGGAGCGCCGGCTGGCCGAGGTGATGGTCCGCGACGGCGGATTCACCCGGTTCCGTCGCGCCGCCGAGACACCGTTCAACCTGGTGTTCGAGGCGCGCCCTTGACAATCGCCATCGAACAATTGTTCGATGTACCGCATGCGGTGGGACGGGCAGAGCGTACGCGTCGATGACGGCGCCCTGCCCGGGCTGCAGCGGATGGGTCTGGTTCGCAGCGTGTGCACGCCGCAGTTCGACGGCATCACCTTCCACGAGGTGTTGTGCAAGTCGGCGCTGAACAAGGTGCCCGGTGCCTCCATGCTTCCCTTCCGGTACACCGTCAACGGCTACCGGGGTTGCTCGCACGCCTGCCGGTACTGCTTCGCCCGGCCCACCCACGAATACCTGGAGTTCGACTCCGGAACCGACTTCGACACCCAGGTCGTCGTCAAGACCAATGTGGTCGCCGTGCTGCAACGTGAGCTGGCCCGGCCGTCCTGGACCCGGGAGACGGTGGCACTGGGCACCAACACCGATCCGTATCAACGGGCCGAGGGCCGGTACGCCCTGATGCCGGGCATCCTGCGAGCGCTCGCCGCCTCCGGCGCCCCGTTCTCGATCCTGACCAAAGGCACCCTGCTGCGCCGTGATCTGCCGTTGATCGCCGAAGCCGCCCAACTGGTTTCGGTCAACGTGTCCCTCTCGCTGGCCATCGGGGATCCCGAGTTGCACCGGGCAGTCGAGCCGGGCACCCCGTCGCCGCAGGCGCGCCTGGGCTTGATCTCCGCGGTGCGCGAGGCCGGGCTGGACTGTCATGTGATGGTGGCACCGGTGTTGCCGCGGCTGACCGATTCACCCGAGCAACTCGACGATCTGCTGCGCCGGATCGCCGAAGCCGGCGCCACCGGGGTGACGGTCTTCGGCCTGCATCTGCGCGGCTCGACACGAGGCTGGTTCATGCAATGGCTGCAACGCAGCCACCCGGAGCTGGTGTCCGATTACCGCCAGCTCTACCGTCGCGGCGCGTACCTTCCGCAGGACTATCGCGACATGCTTCGTACCCGGGTTGCACCGTTGGTGGCCCGGTACGGGTTGACTGGGCGAGCGCCCATGGCGAGCGCCGGTGCCGTTTCCTCCGAAGTCGCGGCACCGGCGCACCCCACCCTGTTCTAGGTGCGCCCGCGTTTGACCTGATTGAACGGCATCCCGCGGTCGGCGGCGGCCTCGCGCGGGAAGCCGAGCACCCGTTCACCGATGACGTTGCGCGCCATCTCCGAACTGCCCCCGCCCAGTGAGCCGGTCTGCCGGGACAAGTAGCGCACCCCGATATCGAGCAGGCCCGATCCCTCATCCACGACACCGGCCGTCCCGGAGATCGCCAGCGCGGTGTCGATCTCGAGTTCGGTGGTCTCCGCGTGGAACAACCGGATCAGCGTGCCCGCGTTCGGGGGTAGCGAGCCGTTGGCGATGGACGCCGAAACATGATCGATCAGTTGGCTTTTCACGGTGCGTCGGACCAGTGCCCGGCCCGCGAGGTTCTGCACCAACGGGTCGTCGAGCTGTCCGGTGGCCGCCGCCAGGCCCACATGGTCGGGCGGCATCTCGTTGGCGTTCTCGGCGCCGGTGCCACTGGCGAACTCGGATCCGCCGCCGACCGCCCGGCGCTCGTGATGCAGCTGGCGCGTGGCCACGGTCCAGCCGTCGTTGACCGCACCCACCACGGCGTCGTCGCCGAGCTCCAGACCGTCGAAGAACTCCTCGCAGAACTCCTCGTTGCCGTTGACCTCGGTGATCCGGCGCATCGTGATACCCGCTGCATTCAGTGGGACCAGGAACATGGTGAGGCCCTCGTGCTTGGGTACCGTCCAGTCGGTGCGGGCCAGCATCAGGCCGTAGTCGGCGGCGAAGGCGCTGGTGCTCCAGGTCTTGGCGCCGTTGATGATCCACTTGTCGCCGACACGGTCGGCCCGGGTGAGGACCCCGGCCAGATCGGATCCGCCGCTGGGCTCGGAGAGCAGCTGGCACAGCACCTCGTCACCGCGGATGGCGGCCGAGATGCGCGCGCGCTTCTGCTCCTCGCTGCCCATGTCGAGAATGGTGGCGCCGCAGATGGTGAACGAGGGGGTGTTCAGGATCAGCGGCATCTCGTAGCAGCGGCACTCGGCGTTGAACGCCTTCTGATAGGCCTGGTCCAGGCCGAGGCCGCCGTACGCGCGCGGGAAGCAGATGCCGGCGAAACCGCCCTGATAGAGCCGCTTCTGCAGGTGCCGGGCGCGTTCCCAGGATTTCTCCTCGGCGCGTACGGAGAACGGCGGGTTGTCGGGATCGATACGCGGCATGTTCTCGGCCAGCCATGCCCTGGCGCGCATGGTGAAGTCCGCCACCGACTCGTCGGTGCCCGTCGAGATCGCCGTGTCGGTCATGCGAACGCCTCCTCGGGCTGTGTGCGGCTGAGTTCGAACACGGCGCGGTGATGGTCTTCGGGGGAGCCGTACATGGCCCGGTTCAGCGCCGCGCGCCGCAGATACAGATGCAGGTCGTGTTCCCAGGTCACCCCGATGCCGCCGTGCAGTTGCACGCAGTCCTGCAGCATCATCGGCGCGCGTTCGGCGACATAGGCTTTCGCGACACTCACCAACATCGGTGCCTCCGGTGAGCGCGTGCCGACGGCTTCCACCGCGCCCGCGGTGGTGGCCCGGCACGCTTCGAACCACAGCTTCATATCGGCGAAGCGGTGTTTGAGCGCCTGGTAGGACGCCAGCGGCCGACCGAAACTGTGCCGGTCCAACAACCACTGATGGGTCATCGCCAGAACGGCATCCAGGATGCCGACGATCTCGGCGCACTGCAGTATCAGGGCCACCTGGCGCTGCCGTTCGATCACCGCGCCGGTCTGCTCGGCGCTGCCGAGCGCCGCGGATGCCTCGATGTCGACGCCGTCGAATTGCACTCTGGCATAAGTCTTCACCAGGTCGACGGATTTCTGCGCCGTGACGCTCACCCCGGGTGCGTCGGCGGGAACCAGGAATTGGCGCGGCGCACCGTCGGATTCGGCGACGACCAGGAACGCGTCGGCCTGCGTCCCGGCCTCGACGCGATCCTTGACGCCGTCGATGCGGTACCCGCTCCCGGTGCGGCTCGCCGTGGTGCGCGCGGATGCCGGTTCGAACGGGCGGCCCGGCTCATAGACGGCCCAGGAGGCGACCGTCTCCCCGGACACCAGCGCCTCGATGAGGTCGGTATGACCGTCCGGCGCCTCGACCAGACCGCTGAGCACCACGCTGACCGGGTGCAGCGGCCCGGGTGCGACGGTGTGTCCGGCTTGTTCGGCGACCAGGGCGAGGTCGGCCACCCCGGCGCCGGACACACTTCCGCCACCGAGCTCTTCGGGTACCAGCAGGCTGGTCCAGCCGAGCTCCGCGGCTCGCCGCCACCAGCCGGGTTCGAAGGAGACGGCTCGCGCATGCAGATCGCGGACCGTGCCGAGGGACGCCTCTTTGTCCAGGAATGCCCGCGCCGTCGAGGCGAACAGCAGCTGTTCGGGGTTCGTCATCAGCCGGCGTGGAACACCGGGTCGAGGATGCGTGAGGGCACGTCCGCTCCTGGAAGTCTAGTTATCCTATAGTGGTAATGAAGTTACCACTTCAATGTGGTGGGAGACACCAGCGTGGGCACCTTTGCCGAACCGTGTGCGCGACGGTGCCGAGGATGGCCAGCATCGACTTCGCGAACCGTATTGTGCGAGCAGCGAGAATGACGTTACCGTTTTTGCAGAGCGAGTATGCGGGCCTGCCGCTGCCGGGAAGGACACATGACGAACTCGGACACCACCACGGAGCGGGCGACCGAAGAGGTGCAGTGGACCCTGGAAGGTCTGCTCGACCTCTTCGAGCCGGCCGCCGACGGGCCGAACCGCTTCCTGGCCCAGACCGGTCTGGTCGGCGCCGACGACCGCCAGGTCGTGGAGGGCACCCAGGTGTTGGCACAGGCGATCGTCGCGGCGGCCGCACGCTTTCCCGACAAGTCGGTGCGCTCGGTGCACGCGGTGTTCGCCCGGGTGGTGCTGGTCGGTCCGCCGGTGGAACTCGATATCGACGTGGTGGCGGAAGGGCGCTCGACGGCGACGGCGGTGATCTCCGCCTCGCAGCACGGAAAACGGTGTATCACCGTCACCGTGCTGCTGGACGTGCCGTCCGGCGACGTCATCCGGCACCACCTGCCCAAACCGGACGTGGCGGCCCCGGCCGACTCCCACGTCGGGCATATGCCGATGACCGGCCGGGAACTGCGGCTGGTCGATATCGTCGACGTCAACAGCCCCGACGAGGTCGGACCGCCGGAGCTGCACGCCTGGCTGCGCTACGATCCGGTTCCGCAGCGGGCCGACCTGGCCAAGGCACTCATCGCCTATTTCACCGGACACCTGGGGATTTCGACGACCATGCGAGCACATGAGGGGATCGGCACGGCCCAGGCGCACCTGACGGTGTCCACCGCGCCGATGACCGTCTCGGTCAGCTTCCACGAACCTGTGGAGTGGAAGGGCTGGTTGTTGTACGGCCACGAGAGCACCCAGGTCGGCGCCGGGATGTCCTATGTGCGCGGCACCGTGCACACCGAGGAGGGGGAGCTGCTGGCCTCCTTCACCCAGGACGCGCTGATCCGCCCACTGCGCACCACCGATACCGACATCACGCATCAGTCGCGGTTGTAGCTCCGATCTTGCGGTGACCCTGTGATCAGTCACCCGACTGATGGCAAACGGCGGTGTCGGCTTGAAGACTGCCACCATGACCCGATCTGCCAAGCGCAGCGCCGACCGGGTGGTCGACGTCCTGACCGACCACGGTGTCCAGTACGTCTTCGGCGTCCCGGGCGCCAAGATCGACGCCGTGTTCGATGCCCTGCTGGACGGCGGACCCGAGGTGGTGGTGTGCCGGCACGAGCAGAACGCGGTCTTCATGGCCGGTGCGATCGGCCGGCTCACCGGACGCCCCGGAGTGGTGCTGGTGACCTCCGGTCCAGGCACCGCGAACCTCGCGACCGGACTGCTGACCGCGAACACCGAGCAGGATCCGGTGGTGGCGCTGTGCGGTGCCGTCAGCCGCGGCGCCCGGCTCAAGCGCACCCATCAGTCGATGAACGCCGCCGCCATGCTGCGTACCGTGACCAAGTACACCGGCGAGGTCGATGATCCCGACGATGTCGCCGAGGCGGTCGTCACCGCATTCCGCGCCGCCACGACCGAGCCTTACGGGGCGGCCGCGGTGGTACTTCCGTCGGACGTGCTCGCGGCCGTGACGGCGTCCACGCTCGCCGGAGCCCGCCCGATACCGGAGCTGGGCAGCGCACCCGACGGCGCGACGGGCGCTGCGGCCGAACTCATTCGCAGGGCTCGGCGTCCGGTGGTGCTGGTGGGTATCCGCGCGGCCGACCCCGGCAGTTGTGCGGCGGTGCGCGCCCTGATCTCGGCCACCGGGCTTCCCGTCGTCGAGACCTTCCAGGCGGCCGGGGTGATGTCGCGGGACCTCGAGGAGCACTACTTCGGACGGGTCGGCCTGTTCCGCAATCAGCCGGGGGACGTTCTGCTCGCGCATGCCGATCTCGTCCTCGCCATCGGCTACGACGCCGTCGAGTACGACCCGGCACTGTGGAACTCCGATCCCGGCCGCGCGATCATCCACATCGACACGGTCGGCGCCGAGATCGACGAGCACTACCAACCCGTCGCCGAGTTGCGCGGATCGGTAGCCGCCACCTTGGGCCGCCTGGTACCGCAGCTGTCCGGGGTGGCGCCGTCGGAGGAGTTCACCGCCGAGTTGGCCGGCCACCGCGCCGATCTCGGGGCAGCCGACGAGGCCGCCCGCGCGACACCGGCGACCCCGGCGGGGATCGATCCCGCCAGGCTCGTCCTCGCGCTGCGCGACGGACTGGACGACGACGCCACCGTGGCATGCGATATCGGCTCGGTCTACATCCATATGGCCCGGCACTTCCGCGTCTACCAACCGCGGCACCTGCTGTTCTCCAACGGTCAGCAGACTCTCGGCGTCGGCCTGCCCTGGGCCATGGCCGCCAGCCTGGTGCGGCCCGGTACCCAGGTGGTCTCGATCTCCGGGGACGGCGGCTTCCTGTTCTCGGCCCAGGAGCTGGAGACCGCAAAGCGCCTCGACCTGAGGTTCACCCACGTGGTGATGCGCGACAACTCCTACGACATGGTGGGCTTCCAGGAGGTGCTGAAGTACGGGCGCAGGTCGGGGGTTCAGCTGGCCGATTACGATATCGTGGCCTATGCCAAGGCATTCGGAGCTCGGGGTTACCGCGTGCACACGCTTGAGGAGTTCACCGCCGTGCTCGCCGACGCCCTGAACCAGGACGGACCTACGCTGATAGACGTGCCCGTCGACTACAGCCGCAATATCGAACTGGCCGCCCACCTGCACGACGACGTCTTCGAATGACCGACGCCCGATCCGGTTTCTGGGACTGGGCCCGGTCGGTGGTCGAGCACCGCCGCGCCCACTCGCCGGCGGCCCATGCCGGGCAGCTGTACCAGACCTCGACGATGGACGCCCTGCTCGCGGGCGTCTACGACGGCGAAGTCACGGTCGCAGAACTGTTGAGCCACGGCGATTTCGGCCTCGGCACGTTCAACGGGCTCGACGGTGAGATGATCGTCCTCGACGGGACGTGCCATCACCTGCGCGCCGACGGCACCGCGGTGTCGGCCGCGCCCGACGAGCGCACGCCCTTTGCCGCCGTCACCCGTTTCGTACCCGGCCACACCGTCTCGCTCACCGAGCCAGCGAACTGGGCCGAGGTCACCACGCGGATCGACGATCTGGTCGGCAGCGCCAACGTGATGTGCGCGGTCCGGATCCGCGGCGACTTCGCGGCACTGCAAACCCGCACCGTGGCCGCCCAGCACCACCCCTACCCGCCGCTGGTGGAGGCCACCTCGAGCCAGGCGAAAGCGCGGTTCACCGATGTCTCCGGCACGCTGGCCGGGTTCCGGATGCCCGAGTTCGAGCAGGGTATCTCGGTGGCCGGGTACCACCTGCATTTCCTGACCGCCGACCAGCGCCGGGGCGGGCATTGCCTGGACTTCCAGCTGTCCAGCGGGACCATCGAGGTCGCTCAGCTCAGCGAGCTGCACCTGTCCGTGCCGCAGACCGAGGCGTTTCGCGGCGCGGCGCTCAACGCCGCGGACACCTCCGACCAGATCCGCCGCACCGAGGGCGGCCATTGACGCCGGCGGCGATCAGAACAGTTCGCCGGTGACGTCCCAGGCGTGGTGCACAATGTCGTGCAGGTGATAGAGGGCGATGGTGGCGATGGTGAATTCGCTTCCGTTGCTGCGTAACCCGCGCCGGGACCAGGCGTCGTCGGGGACGGAGCGATAGGTGTCCGACACCGTGGTGGCCGCATCGAACAGCTCGAGCGCGACGACCGCGGGATCCTGGGCGCCGTAGTCGTCGGCCAGCGCGGTGGCATCCTGATCCCAGTTCGGGAATCGGGGTACGTCCTCGGTGAGCATCAACCGCACCCGGTGGGCGAAGATGCGGTGCACATCGCGGATGTGGCAGCCGTATTCCAGGATCGACCACACACCGGGCGCCGGGCGCTGCCGCACACCGGAGCGGGTCAGCCGGTCGACCCAGTGGGTGGCATCGGTGGCGATGCGCTCGGCGACATCGGTGTGGGCCACCCGAGCCGGGTCGAATCCGCAGTCCGGACACCGGCGGTCCAGCACCCAGGTCCAGTCTTTGGTGTCCGGTGTGACCGGATCGGTGCTCATCCCAGGTCGCGGGCGGCGAAGGTGTCGCACTTCTTCGGATCGCCGGTCTGGTAGCCGGTGGTGAACCACTTCTGGCGTTCGGCCGAGGATCCGTGCGTCCACTGTTCGGGGTTGATCCGGCCCGTCGACGCCTTCTGGATGCGGTCGTCGCCGACGGATGACGCCGCCGACAATGCGTCGGCAATATCCTTGTCGCTCAACGGCTCCAGGAACGGAACGCCGGTGCTCTCCTGCTTGGTGACCGACGCGTAGTGCGCCCAGATGCCGGCGTAGCAGTCGGCCTGCAGCTCGGTACGCACCCCGTTGCCCTCGGCGCCGCCCGGCCCCTGCTGGGCGCGGCCCAGGTTGCCGAGTAGATCCTGCACGTGGTGGCCGAATTCGTGGGCCACCACATACTCCTGGGCCAGCGGGCCGCCGCTGGAGCCGAATTGGTCGACCAGCACCTGGAAGAAGTCGGTGTCGAAATAGGCCGTCTTGTCCGCCGGGCAGTAGAACGGGCCGACATCGGTGGTGGCCGGCCCGCAACCGGTGTCCACATTGCCGGTGAACAACCGGACGTGGGGCCGGGTGTAGCCCTTCAGCAGTTGTGACCAGACCCCGTCCACCGAGTTACCGGTCGCGATGATGCGGCAGCCCAGGATGTCGTTCGCGTCGGCGCCGGTCTTGCACTGGGACACGTCGAACCCCGGGGTGACCGCCTGCTGGTTCTGGGTGACCTCGTTCTGCCCGAGCACACTGTTGGGGTCGACTCCCAGGAACATCGCCACCACCACGATCAGCAGACCGCCCAGGCCGCCGCCGATCGCGATGCCGCGGCCCGGACCGCGGCCGCCACCGCTGCTGGAGGTGGTGCTCGTGTCGATCTGCATGCCTTCGTTGAAGGTCATTTCCCCCA includes:
- the urtC gene encoding urea ABC transporter permease subunit UrtC — protein: MRTLVGRWQTWAGFAVAAVLLFGVAPAVLSSFRLGLLGQYLCYAIVAAGIGLAWGRGGMLTLGQGVFFGLGAYMMGMHLKIADAEIRKQTVPDFMQIAGIPKLPAYWEPFASPAFTMLAILIVPAGIAALLGLGVFKRRVKGAYFAILSQALAAALAILLVGQATLGGSNGLNGFRTFFGFRLSDPVNRQMLYFIAAAVLLIVVAVVRQLMQSRYGELLVAVRDGEERVRFLGYDPANIKVVAYTAAALFASIAGALFAPIIGFITPAQVGIVPSIAFLIGVAIGGRTTLLGPVLGAVGVAWAQTAFSEQFPSAWTYAQGLLFIVVVGFFPAGLAGLGVFLKRRRAAPTPDPTPDPEPEKVGAAT
- the urtB gene encoding urea ABC transporter permease subunit UrtB; amino-acid sequence: MDVLIGQLATGLSLGSILLLAALGLSLTFGQMGVINMAHGEFIMAGCYTAYLVQQLVSNAGASLLISLLVGFVVGGLLGVLLETTLIQRMYHRPLDTLLVTFGVGLILQQVARDLFGAPAVNVGAPTWLSGGVEILGAVVPKTRLFILVLAVLWVTVLAVVLKASPMGRRIRAVVQNRDLAETSGISSRRTDITTFFIGSGLAGVAGVALTLIGSTSPTTGQSYLIDAFLVVVVGGLGQIKGTVIAAFSLGLLNSFIEYSTTASLAKVIVFVVIVIFLQARPQGLFTVRTRSLV
- a CDS encoding class I SAM-dependent methyltransferase translates to MAIDEDKLQAFLGRAIGDLGAAMSAMLVLIGDELGLYSALAEGAWSSAGLAERTGTDERYVREWLANQAAGGYVEYDKAADTYHLSEEQALCLANPDGPVDLPGGYAVVEDLFHVKARAVENFRTGAGMEWGEHHPCLFRGTERFFRAGYHAHLLSSWLPALDGVVDKLRAGARVADIGCGHGVTTILMAQAFPDSRFVGVDYHEASIATAREHAARAGVPNATFEVADATAYGGGEFDLIAFFDCLHDMADPSGVARHARRSLKPDGHCLLVEPFAGDVLSDNLNPVGRVFYGASTLICVPVSLAQRGPALGAQAGERRLAEVMVRDGGFTRFRRAAETPFNLVFEARP
- the urtA gene encoding urea ABC transporter substrate-binding protein — protein: MRLNRSVLAAGSVVAATALVLSGCGSKAGENDSTAAAASCVDTSGSTIKVGSLNSLSGTMAISEVTVRDAIKLAVEEINAKGGVQGKQIQIVGEDGASDPAVFAQKAEKLIKDDCVAAVFGGWTSSSRKAMLPVFESNNSLLYYPVQYEGLESSKNIFYTGATTNQQIVPALDYLKEKGVKSLYLVGSDYVFPQTANRIIKAYAGANGIEIKGEDYTPLGSTDFSTIVNKVRASNAGAVFNTLNGDSNVAFFKEYTNAGLTPQKMPVVSVSIAEEEVTGIGAKNIEGQLTAWNYYQTIDTPVNKAFVAAYKKAYGENKPTSDPMEAAYVSVYLWKNTVEKAKAFDTKAIQDNAGGVTFDAPEGLVTIDGENHHITKTARIGEIHPDGLIYTIWESKGPIVPDPYLKSYPWAAGLSG
- a CDS encoding acyl-CoA dehydrogenase family protein, which produces MTDTAISTGTDESVADFTMRARAWLAENMPRIDPDNPPFSVRAEEKSWERARHLQKRLYQGGFAGICFPRAYGGLGLDQAYQKAFNAECRCYEMPLILNTPSFTICGATILDMGSEEQKRARISAAIRGDEVLCQLLSEPSGGSDLAGVLTRADRVGDKWIINGAKTWSTSAFAADYGLMLARTDWTVPKHEGLTMFLVPLNAAGITMRRITEVNGNEEFCEEFFDGLELGDDAVVGAVNDGWTVATRQLHHERRAVGGGSEFASGTGAENANEMPPDHVGLAAATGQLDDPLVQNLAGRALVRRTVKSQLIDHVSASIANGSLPPNAGTLIRLFHAETTELEIDTALAISGTAGVVDEGSGLLDIGVRYLSRQTGSLGGGSSEMARNVIGERVLGFPREAAADRGMPFNQVKRGRT
- a CDS encoding Rv2578c family radical SAM protein, whose protein sequence is MRWDGQSVRVDDGALPGLQRMGLVRSVCTPQFDGITFHEVLCKSALNKVPGASMLPFRYTVNGYRGCSHACRYCFARPTHEYLEFDSGTDFDTQVVVKTNVVAVLQRELARPSWTRETVALGTNTDPYQRAEGRYALMPGILRALAASGAPFSILTKGTLLRRDLPLIAEAAQLVSVNVSLSLAIGDPELHRAVEPGTPSPQARLGLISAVREAGLDCHVMVAPVLPRLTDSPEQLDDLLRRIAEAGATGVTVFGLHLRGSTRGWFMQWLQRSHPELVSDYRQLYRRGAYLPQDYRDMLRTRVAPLVARYGLTGRAPMASAGAVSSEVAAPAHPTLF